CATCATTTTCTCTCGGATAGGGACACAATTCTTATCATAGAAAAGACAATCGCGATGAATGCGATTGTCTTTTTTTGATAGGAGCACTCAAGTTTGTATAAGAATCACTTTGAAAATGTGCATTGTTCGAACCAAACGAGTGCTATATAATAGACCTGTATCAGTGAGAATGATTATCATTATTGTTGGATAGATCGTATTCACTATTCGTACATATACAACATTCATGGGAGGGAACATTTATGGCAAGATCACGTCAAATAATGACTGTCTTCATAGCAGTGACGCTGATTCTGATGATCGGATTGACTGGTTGCGGAGCACCAAAGGATACAGCGGATACAGCGCAATCTCAACAGGTTACGGAAAATAAGGACAAACCGTCAGAAGAGCAAGGAGATGCGTCCAATTCAACACGAATTGTGAGGGATGAATTTGGTGAGGTGAAGGTCCCCACAGATCCTCAGCGTATTGCTGGGGTTTATTTGGAAGACTACCTGGTAGCATTGGGTATAACACCTATTGTGCAATGGTACCATCCGACTTGGGGAATCCAGGAATATTTGAAATTGGATGTGCCTCAATTTGATATTAGTGGGAACATCGAAGCGATGCTGGAGGCAAGTCCGGATTTGATCTTTGTGGACGGTGCAGCGGATGCGGCTAAATACGAAACGTATTCCAAGGTAGCGCCGACATACAGAGTAACGGAATCGGTGGTTCAAGATCCAAGAGAAATCCTTAAAACCATAGCTAATGTATTGGGTATGTCTGATAAGGCAAATCAGGTCCTTCGTGATTATGACCAAAAGGTCTCCAACGCGAAAGCCAAATTAAAAGCAACGATCGGAGATGAGACAGTCGCAGTCATGAGGTTGAACATTGGCGACAAATCGATTGCGCTGTTTGGCATCAATAATCGATTTGTAGGCAATATTCTCTATAAAGAATTGGAACTGAAACCGAATGCGTCAGTGAGAGACATGGAAGAATTCCAAGCTATTCTATCTGAAGAGATGATTCCGAAATTTGATGCTGATCATATTATCCTATTACCGTCGAACGGTTCGTGGACTTCGGAAGAGAATAAGGAAGCGATGAAAATATTAGACAGCCCGTTATGGAAGTTGATGCCAGCTGTCAAGAAAGGCAATGTCTATATGGCTGATCGATCACACTGGCAGACAGGCGCAATTACGGCCAATATGTTGAAATTGGATGATCTATTAAAGTGGTTCGTCAAGTAAGCAGGAAGAAAAGAGGATAGGCATGGTTCGACCAACTTGGTTCTATGTTCTAACGGATATTCAATATAACGTTAAAACGTCGGATTGGCACCAGGAAGATAGCTTTATTCGGAATTATACGATGTTGGTTATGACAAGCGGGGACGGGAGAATTGTCATAAACGGCACAGGAATTTGCTTGAAGCGAGGATCTTGCATGATTGTCACGCCCGATATGACAACGTGTATGATAGCTGGAGAGGAAGGACTAGGCTTCTATCGACTAATTTTTGAGGTGTCTCTTCTGAACACTTCAGAGTTTCCAGAAGATCTACCATTAAGATTAACACATCATATTCCGTGTAGTGGCGAGGTGGTGTGCCAACCTTTTTCAGAATGCATCGATTACTTGGAAGCAATCTATCAGAATCGAAATTCCCAAGATGAAATGGAATTATTTCGTAACCATGTCAGATTTCAAGAGTTGCTAAGATTCATATTTGAACAAAACCTTTTCATCCATAAGGAAATGAGCATACGCCAGGCTGTGTCTAATTCTATCGAGCATATCAAACAGAATTATCGGAGTACGTGGACGGTAGATCAGATGGCAGAGGTGGCACAAGTCTCCCGCTGGCACTATACGCGCATGTTTAAAGAGATTACAGGTCAAATTCCACTAGAATATCTAAATCGTATTCGGATTGATCGGGCGAAGCATTTACTGAAGACGACCGATGACCGACTCATGGATATCGCCCAGCATGTTGGGTTTAGTAATGAATACTATTTTAGTCGGAGATTTAAGCAAACATTCGGAATTTCTCCGGGACAATACCGTCGTCATTTACGAGATGGATCTCGCGTGTTCGCTCCGTTTCTTGAAGATTTTCTGGTGGCCTTAGGCGTAACACCTGTTATGCAATGCTACCATGTAGGATGGGGGAAACAAGAGTATCTTGGTCTGCAGAATGTACCTATATTCGATATCGCTAGAAACCCGATCGATACATTACTTGACCACAAACCGGATCATATCTTATTAGACGGGGGAATGGATCGTTGGATGCCTTTTGATCAGATCACCGAGTTGGTGCCAACCTATAACTTGACACATCCCGGTGAGGATTGGCGTGCTACTTTGCGTACGGTGGCTGATCTACTAGGGAGGACGAGTCTAGTTCAGGATATTATTGAGCAATATGAATATAAAGCGAATGAAGCTCGAAGCTTGCTTCACCGCTCTGTTCGTAAGCAGACTGTTGCGTGTCTTCGAATATCTGCTCTTGGCGTGAGCCTGTATGCAGGATCAGAACGTGGCTATACAGGACCAGTCCTATACAGCGATTTAGGGCTGACGCCTCATCCCCTCGTTCGGAAATTAACGAATTATCATCGCAGAGTAGAGCTTACGCAAGAATGGCTCGAACGGTTGGATGCCGATCATCTGTTCATTATGTTTGATAAGCGGCATTCGATGTTGGAAGGTGAGGAACGCCGACTGTTGAATACCCCTTCTTGGCAGGCTCTTCCGGCAGTGAGGAACCGTTGTGTGTATGAGGTTGATTTTATGACTTGGATGAATTATGGCATTCTGTCTCATGGACTTAAAATTGATGATGTCCTAAAGGTTCTGGTATAGTGTGCTAAAGTTGCGAATCCATAAGCTCAAGAGCTCGATCCAATTGGGTCGGGTTCTTTGTGTGCTTTTCTAATGAGGCGCTTTAATGCTATTTCATTTTAGTGAGGATGATAGTATCAAAATATTTAAACCCAAAGAAAAACAGAATCGACCTGGCTTTCCAGCTGCGGTTTGGGCTATAGATGAGGAGCATGAATTTACATATTATTTTCTGAGGGATTGTCCGAGGTTTCAACCACGACAACTTTGAACTTTTTGATAAGACAGCTGGTTATTATATCTCACATTCGGAAGTTGAACCTATAAAAGTAGACGAAGTAACCAACTTAATTGAACGACTAATCAATAAGGGAATAGAGTTAAGATTCACAACAAACTTGTATCCACTTCGAGAAGCCATATTAGCATCAGACTTTAAGGAATTTGGAATACATAGATTTAATAACGCAAAAAAGTTATAGCTACTTAGAAAATAAGGATAGGCACGCCCCGCCAAAAAGTAGACTTTAGATTAAGATCCAATGGTCAATATCCCCAAAACTTGCTATAATGCTTGATAGAACTCCCCCCTATAAAGAATAAAAGGTGAAAAAAATGCTCTCATTTACTAGATTGATCAAATGCAAACCCCCTATCCCGTGATTTCTTCATAGCTAACTGAGATTTTTGAATTATAGGGGGATTAGCTGTGGAAAGAAAAATCTCAACACCATCATTGTTACTATTAATTATCCTTGTGGGTTTCCCACAAATTAGCGAAACGATATATACACCATCATTACCGGATATAGCTAGTAATCTAAATGCAAGTAGCAACATGATCCAACTGACACTCAGTATTTACTTCCTAGGCTTCGCCGTTGGCGTTTTTTGCTGGGGTAGGCTTTCGGATTCTATTGGGCGGCGTCCCGCATTGCTTTGGGGAATTTTAGTTTATGGAATAGGAAGTTTGGGGTGCTTCCTGTCTGGCTCCGCCGAATGGTTATTAATAAGCCGATTGGTTCAGGCTTTTGGTGCAAGTACTGGTTCTGTCGTTACACAAACGATTCTGCGCGAGAGTATCGATGGAGCCAAGCGTCATGCTGTGTTTGCTCAAATTTCTGCAGCTCTTGCTTTTACGCCGGCAATTGGGCCACTCATTGGAGGATGGGTAGATCAATGGCTTGGTTTCAGAGCTGTTTTCTTCACTCTTATTGTGATGAGCGTTGCTATTTTTACGTATACGTTCGTTTCTCTGCCTGAAACAAGAGTGCCCACAACCTCAAGAATTAACACACTTTCTGTGGCAAAGCGGCTGGTTTCAGACCGAAGAGTATGGGGATTTGGTTTTCTCATCGGGGCAACCAATGGTATATTGTTTAGTTATTATGCAGAAGCCCCATTTATTTTTATTGAATTTTTTGACATGAGCCCTGGTGTATTTGGATTTTTTGGTATTTTTGTGGCATTGTCATCCATACTAGGGGCGATGCTTTCGAAGAAAATGCTAACCAGATATCCAGCGGAAAAAATTATCCTTTTCGGCTCTATGGTTACGACAGTGGGCGCCGTATGTCTCACGGGTCTTGCCCTTTATGGAATTAGTCCTTCCATCATATTTTTGGCTATTATGGTAGCTTGTATCTTTACCCTGCTGTTGGGGATTGGTATGGCCATTCCAAATTGTCTGAGTTTAGCACTTGTTCATTATAGTGATGTACTTGGTACAGCGGGTGCCATTTTTGGATTGGGTTACTACGTTGTTGTCAGCCTTATTACGAGTGGCATGAGTTATCTTCACAATGGATCATTAGCAACGATGCCTTTGTATTTTCTCGTACTGGCGATCATCATGGTATTTGTAAGCAGGAAGATTGTTCGACATAAAACAAGGTAACCTACTATCATGAAAAAGATTATAGGTTATAAATGTAAGTAGACTTTTCGATAACAATCACATAAGCATCGAGAAGCCGATTTTCTGTTTATAGAAAATCGGCTTCTTTTTATAATATTTAATGGTCAAACACTCTAAACATCACGAAAATTAATACCATGTTGTGGTAATATGGGTGTCAAGGGATACAACATACTTTAATGCTGTACTACATCGAATGTACATCGAGTATATTTTAACCAATACAAACATTTCGGGTGAATAGATGAAAAAAATAATTTTTACTGGTGGCGGTTCTGCAGGACATGTTACAGTAAACCTCGCGTTAATACCAAAATTTATTGAGGCAGGCTGGTCAACTGGATATATTGGATCTAACAACGGCATAGAAAGGGAATTAGTCACCCCTATTTCAAGCGTTAGCTATTATTCAATCTCAACAGGAAAGTTGAGAAGGTATCTGGATTTCCAAAACATAAAAGATCCATTCAAAGTTGTAAGAGGTGTGTTTCAAGCTTATCAAATCATAAAAAGTCAAAAACCAGACATTGTGTTTTCTAAGGGTGGATTTGTTTCTGTACCTGTTGTCATTGGAGCATGGCTAAACAAAATACCGGTGATCATTCATGAATCGGATCTTACTCCTGGATTAGCCAATAAACTTGCCATTCCATTTGCTAGTGTAATATGTACTACTTTTCCGGAAACAGCAAATTCATTAGGCAAAAATAAATGTCACTATGTAGGTCCGGTACTTCGGGAGAAATTAAAACAGGGAAACGCGGAACGAGGACGAATTTTCACGAGATTTACAAAACGAGGAAAGCCAACCATTTTAATTATGGGGGGGAGTCTTGGGGCGCGGAGGATTAACCAAGTTGTTCGAGATTCCTTATCTAAATTAACAGAACATTTTCAGATCGTTCATTTATGTGGGAAAGGGCAGTTGGATTCCTCACTTACAAATTCAGATTATCGCCAATACGAATACATAAACGAAGAATTACCAGATATATTGGCCATGTGCGATTTTGTTATTTCTCGAGCAGGGTCCAATTCGATCTTTGAATTTTTATACTTTAAGAAACCGATGATACTGATACCACTCACGAAGGAACAGAGTAGAGGTGATCAGCTTCTTAATGCGGCTTCTTTTGAACGAAACGGTTATTGCAAAGTATTGTATGAAGAGCATCTATCCACGGAAACATTACTTGAATATATTGAAGAAATATCTCAAAACAAAGAATTATTCATTCGTAACATGAGCCAGTTTGAGTCTAAAGATGCACTATCAATAGTCTATAATTTAATTATGAATACAGCCAAAAAATGATCAATAAATCACGTTTAGACGAACATACAGTGAGCGTATATAACGGAGAATAGTCGTTTACAGAAAAGGGAATGATTTGTTATCATATATGCAATATTTTAAACGCAACGATGAGAAGAGTAGGGAAAAACGTTCTTGTACAGAGAGCTCCGGCAGCTGAAAAGGAGCAAAGAGCCCTTACCCGAAACAAGCCTCTGAGCAGCATGTCGGAACCGTGAGCGGGGATGGCGTGACGGGAGCTCCCGTTATAGAGCTAGAGTATAAACATTGCCTGCAATGTCGTACTTGATGAGGTTAATATGGCGACATATTAATGAAGCTGGGGTGGTACCGCGAAAAATTTCGTCCCCAAGACATGAAGTCTTGGAGGTGAAGTTTTTTTTATTTGCAATTACCACTTATCCAGTTCATTAGGAGGAGTCGACATGAGTACGGAACAGAAGTATCACGACGAAAATTTTTTATTAAGATTGATTAGCGAAGAACTTGATTCAAGACCATTCGAGCGGGACATGTGCACGCGATT
Above is a window of Paenibacillus uliginis N3/975 DNA encoding:
- a CDS encoding ABC transporter substrate-binding protein; the encoded protein is MARSRQIMTVFIAVTLILMIGLTGCGAPKDTADTAQSQQVTENKDKPSEEQGDASNSTRIVRDEFGEVKVPTDPQRIAGVYLEDYLVALGITPIVQWYHPTWGIQEYLKLDVPQFDISGNIEAMLEASPDLIFVDGAADAAKYETYSKVAPTYRVTESVVQDPREILKTIANVLGMSDKANQVLRDYDQKVSNAKAKLKATIGDETVAVMRLNIGDKSIALFGINNRFVGNILYKELELKPNASVRDMEEFQAILSEEMIPKFDADHIILLPSNGSWTSEENKEAMKILDSPLWKLMPAVKKGNVYMADRSHWQTGAITANMLKLDDLLKWFVK
- a CDS encoding undecaprenyldiphospho-muramoylpentapeptide beta-N-acetylglucosaminyltransferase, with the protein product MKKIIFTGGGSAGHVTVNLALIPKFIEAGWSTGYIGSNNGIERELVTPISSVSYYSISTGKLRRYLDFQNIKDPFKVVRGVFQAYQIIKSQKPDIVFSKGGFVSVPVVIGAWLNKIPVIIHESDLTPGLANKLAIPFASVICTTFPETANSLGKNKCHYVGPVLREKLKQGNAERGRIFTRFTKRGKPTILIMGGSLGARRINQVVRDSLSKLTEHFQIVHLCGKGQLDSSLTNSDYRQYEYINEELPDILAMCDFVISRAGSNSIFEFLYFKKPMILIPLTKEQSRGDQLLNAASFERNGYCKVLYEEHLSTETLLEYIEEISQNKELFIRNMSQFESKDALSIVYNLIMNTAKK
- a CDS encoding multidrug effflux MFS transporter, yielding MERKISTPSLLLLIILVGFPQISETIYTPSLPDIASNLNASSNMIQLTLSIYFLGFAVGVFCWGRLSDSIGRRPALLWGILVYGIGSLGCFLSGSAEWLLISRLVQAFGASTGSVVTQTILRESIDGAKRHAVFAQISAALAFTPAIGPLIGGWVDQWLGFRAVFFTLIVMSVAIFTYTFVSLPETRVPTTSRINTLSVAKRLVSDRRVWGFGFLIGATNGILFSYYAEAPFIFIEFFDMSPGVFGFFGIFVALSSILGAMLSKKMLTRYPAEKIILFGSMVTTVGAVCLTGLALYGISPSIIFLAIMVACIFTLLLGIGMAIPNCLSLALVHYSDVLGTAGAIFGLGYYVVVSLITSGMSYLHNGSLATMPLYFLVLAIIMVFVSRKIVRHKTR
- a CDS encoding AraC family transcriptional regulator, whose protein sequence is MVRPTWFYVLTDIQYNVKTSDWHQEDSFIRNYTMLVMTSGDGRIVINGTGICLKRGSCMIVTPDMTTCMIAGEEGLGFYRLIFEVSLLNTSEFPEDLPLRLTHHIPCSGEVVCQPFSECIDYLEAIYQNRNSQDEMELFRNHVRFQELLRFIFEQNLFIHKEMSIRQAVSNSIEHIKQNYRSTWTVDQMAEVAQVSRWHYTRMFKEITGQIPLEYLNRIRIDRAKHLLKTTDDRLMDIAQHVGFSNEYYFSRRFKQTFGISPGQYRRHLRDGSRVFAPFLEDFLVALGVTPVMQCYHVGWGKQEYLGLQNVPIFDIARNPIDTLLDHKPDHILLDGGMDRWMPFDQITELVPTYNLTHPGEDWRATLRTVADLLGRTSLVQDIIEQYEYKANEARSLLHRSVRKQTVACLRISALGVSLYAGSERGYTGPVLYSDLGLTPHPLVRKLTNYHRRVELTQEWLERLDADHLFIMFDKRHSMLEGEERRLLNTPSWQALPAVRNRCVYEVDFMTWMNYGILSHGLKIDDVLKVLV